TTGCATAGGCCAGCGGAGTGCCGACCAGAATGAAGGTCATGACCAGTGGCAGGCCCAAGGTGGTTTTCTTGGGCAGGGGCATGATCTCCAGCATGTAGAGCACCGCAACCGAGGCCAGCGGGGCCGAGGCGCAGCCTGCGAAGAATTCGACCACGATGGCGCTATGTAACCCGTCCACCCAGAGGGTCGCGAAGTTGATCAGCGCAAAACAGGCCACCGATAGAATGGCGAAATTGCGCAGGCCGTATTGGGTGCGCAGTTTGACCAGCATCAGCGACAGCGAGGCGCGGGGGATCATATAGGCCGCCGTCAGCCATAGGGCCTCGGTCTGGCTGGCTCCGAGGTCACCGGCAATGCGTTGCGAATTGGCCGTTACAAACCCCTGGCTGAGCGACATGGCGATGGCCACGCAGATGGACGCCGTCACATATCCCAGAACATGCAGGCGCGGCTTCGGCTCGAAGGGCGGCGGCGGGCGCTGCTCTTTGGGCGAGGGGTCGCGCGGGTTCGGGTTCACACCCGGGATATGTAGATGCGGTGTCTCAGACATTTTTTGCCATATCGTCCAGATTGACGTGCAGACGTTGCACCAGCTCGTAAAGCTGGGCGAATTCCTCGTCGGACAGGTTGTGGAACAGGTCGTGCCGCAGCGTATTCGTGTATTGCAGGATATCGGCGGCCTTATCTTTCGACAGATCGGTCAGGAACACGCGCCGCACACGCCGGTCGCCCTCGACAGCGCGTCGTTCGATGAAACCGGTCTGTTCCAGACTGTCCAGCGTGCGGTTCAGGGTCGGGGTTTCGATGCGCAGGGCCTCGGCAAGCTCGGTCTGGCTGCTGCCCTCATTGCGGGCGATTTGTAGCAATGCTTGTGCGCGGGCAAAGGTCAGACCCAACGCGCTGGCACGGGCGTCAAAGGCCTTACGCAAGCGGCGGTTTAAAAAAACCATACTGTTCAAGACCATACGGTCATCAAGGCGGGTCATGGCGCTCCTCTGGGTTAGCACTCTAACTATTAGCAAGCTTATTTAAGGAAGGTGTATATCTTTTGCGTGTTTT
The sequence above is drawn from the Thioclava sp. GXIMD4216 genome and encodes:
- a CDS encoding MarR family transcriptional regulator; translated protein: MTRLDDRMVLNSMVFLNRRLRKAFDARASALGLTFARAQALLQIARNEGSSQTELAEALRIETPTLNRTLDSLEQTGFIERRAVEGDRRVRRVFLTDLSKDKAADILQYTNTLRHDLFHNLSDEEFAQLYELVQRLHVNLDDMAKNV